In Colletotrichum higginsianum IMI 349063 chromosome 3, whole genome shotgun sequence, a genomic segment contains:
- a CDS encoding Alpha beta hydrolase fold protein — protein MFRLKKTPAREPRQAFGYDRDAVVSLVKGHYRLLVDMGHLHPEALQAPPETGWTDEELNVDALRTLGRSDKVIDLLRHLPYPRAGPPGSDEAGDDAAVYYETKVLSYLRNKWQPEKDPDPNWHKRPFAMLGLAPFDKPLPPHMVSLTYDEAAIGVIWLIDTEKGCVYPQGDDYYHYDDDETEKDAPWLAAKAVSFKTFFDKMNKDISNLKLVPAPAAGNFGAAIRKVNDPDAKAMKRLYREYGWPDAFRKDEFLRAALPARAAILDDEYDWSDA, from the exons ATGTTTCGTCTCAAGAAGACGCCTGCCAGAGAGCCTCGCCAAGCTTTTGGCTACGACCGTGATGCCGTCGTCTCACTCGTGAAGGGCCACTACCGCCTGCTCGTGGACATGGGCCATCTGCACCCGGAGGCCCTTCAGGCGCCACCCGAGACGGGATGGACCGATGAGGAGCTTAACGTCGACGCGCTGCGGACCCTGGGACGCTCCGACAAGGTCATTGACCTTTTACGACATCTTCCGTATCCGAGAGCGGGACCCCCCGGTAGTGACGAAgcgggcgacgacgcggcAGTCTACTATGAGACGAAGGTTCTGTCCTACCTCAGGAACAAGTGGCAGCCCGAAAAGGACCCAGATCCAAATTGGCATAAACGGCCGTTTGCCATGCTTGGGTTAGCGCCTTTTGACaagcccttgccgccgcaTATGGTATCCTTGACATATGACGAAGCAGCCATCGGAGTGATTTGGCTCATCGATACAGAAAAAG GATGTGTGTATCCTCAGGGCGACGATTACTACCAttatgatgatgatgagacCGAAAAAGACGCGCCATGGCTCGCCGCAAAGGCGGTTTCATTCAAGACCTTCTTCGACAAGATGAACAAGGACATCTCAAATCTGAAGCTGGTCCCAGCACCTGCGGCGGGAAACTTTGGGGCTGCTATTCGAAAAGTGAATGACCCGGATGCCAAG GCAATGAAGAGGTTGTACCGTGAGTACGGTTGGCCAGACGCCTTCAGGAAAGATGAGTTTCTCAGGGCTGCCTTGCCTGCTCGCGCGGCCATCTTGGACGACGAGTACGACTGGTCAGACGCGTGA
- a CDS encoding MmcH protein, producing the protein MAASVLHAAGPPLAPGMDFGKLTYSDPKEQEFDSLASKVLETIKGKFSALGEADTLAELIVTDKMPRGELTKTIYIDARPTGTRLLELPPPGKSVDVTVSLRPDMIFGLANGNLDVNMVARIGFNVQGANPSKSHDLLDRISPRPSKVMTPKDYTFSQEALPKPTTDIVEVKRNIKQFGYGYEYSNLHRLLLLKDALAPEQVQILRRAILEQAAGERKAGVGDIEGGTNQRLWCVTTPQSTLSPHTLMVIANQRNVVNKGAEFLDLLNHPLFDELLAWFLGDYSYLSQASVNILGPNNVPMPFHRDQVPINPFTDDPVGLSFMFYMEDSSKMNGATHVIPASHIGHDGSIPASAPAGTCLVFNTTVWHSTGVNTTNAERPALIYAFNRYFMGSVINPYLSLRGDILGKLTVRQKQLLGFVVRPAFNWVGKARSAGEAVEQTEDIGEMRAAYEPIGGKATGIASISER; encoded by the exons AAGTCCTTGAGACCATCAAAGGCAAATTCTCG GCTTTGGGCGAGGCCGATACATTGGCGGAACTCATCGTGACTGACAAGATGCCCCGTGGCGAGCTCACGAAGACCATCTACATTGATGCTCGGCCAACCGGCACTCGTCTGCTTGAGCTCCCACCTCCCGGAAAGAGCGTAGATGTGACAGTTTCTCTGCGTCCGGATATGATTTTCGGCTTGGCCAACGGCAACCTAGACGTGAACATGGTTGCCCGTATTGGCTTCAACGTGCAGGGCGCCAACCCTTCCAAGTCACACGATCTATTGGACCGCATATCTCCACGGCCGTCCAAAGTCATGACTCCGAAGGATTACACCTTCTCTCAGGAAGCCCTCCCTAAACCGACGACTGACATCGTGGAGGTCAAGCGCAATATCAAGCAATTCGGATATGGGTATGAATATAGCAACTTGCATCGACTGCTACTTC TCAAGGACGCCTTAGCGCCGGAGCAGGTTCAAATTTTGAGACGGGCCATTCTTGAACAAGCTGCCGGGGAGCGGAAGGCCGGCGTAGGTGACATCGAAGGCGGAACCAATCAACGGCTGTGGTGCGTCACAACGCCTCAATCAACCCTTTCACCGCATACGCTGATGGTCATCGCAAATCAAAGGAATGTTGTCAACAAGGGGGCTGAGTTTCTAGATCTCTTGAACCACCCACTGTTTGACGAATTGCTCGCCTGGTTTTTGGGAGATTACTCGTACCTGTCTCAGGCTTCAGTCAATATCTTGGGACCCAACAACGTGCCGATGCCCTTTCACCGCGACCAGGTTCCTATAAATCCTTTCACGGACGATCCAGTTGGACTTAGTTTCATGTTTTACATGGAGGACTCCAGCAAGATGAACGGGGCCACGCATGTAATTCCGGCTTCTCACATCGGTCAT GATGGATCCATCCCAGCATCTGCCCCGGCCGGCACTTGCCTAGTCTTCAATACTACGGTTTGGCATTCAACTGGTGTTAATACTACAAATGCCGAAAGACCCGCTCTCATCTACGCCTTTAACAGGTACTTCATGGGTTCGGTTATTAACCCGTACTTGAGCTTGCGAGGAGATATCTTGGGCAAATTGACTGTGCGGCAAAAGCAATTGCTTGGTTTTGTTGTGCGTCCGGCGTTCAACTGGGTTGGTAAAGCGAGATCGGCGGGCGAGGCTGTGGAACAGACTGAGGACATTGGTGAGATGAGGGCAGCGTACGAACCGATTGGTGGTAAGGCTACTGGTATAGCCAGTATCTCGGAGAGATAG